One window from the genome of Maylandia zebra isolate NMK-2024a linkage group LG18, Mzebra_GT3a, whole genome shotgun sequence encodes:
- the LOC101481500 gene encoding macrophage mannose receptor 1 isoform X3: protein MRITCKIFVILIQTFYCLASDDSPFQLTNRGTGFCLIKTNNHCNDIRWTTGDRLLVLQRNKCLGVQGKSVGSEVNLYDCDEASELQKWECKNETVLALKGQELYIELTADNTAILSRTTGPNNHLTISGTSSGACTRTYRELFTIGGNAAGRPCMFPFLYKTQWYSDCTKFDSSEKRLWCAVETNYQSERWGYCPTMSKEDWNMHPTTGAYYQLNIQSALTWHQAQVSCKQQGASLLSIDDPHEQAYITALLWKGGNTLWIGLILDPEHGWKWINGRPYRYMKWDSGHPLPNPGYNCAVVDPSVRYLWQSLPCSNKLGYICYSKEAEEAPTRAGTGFCSNPWIHYNGHCFHRNQAQKTWSEAQVACHQDGGDLVSIHSVEDQSFIISQLGYTSTDQLWIGMNDRKTEGLFDWSDHSTVAFTSWEFGKPAVSSEIKDCVLMRGENGNWADLVCEEQHGFICKKMSALRPSGEEVEQNTGCKNGWRRHGSYCYFIGIQTKTFDEAKDDCKGSLSYLADVSNGVDNAFLVSLVGMRPEKHFWLGLSNQKNTEEFVWTNTDSVRFTHWNAEMPGNRQGCVAMKTGIFAGLWDVVPCTNKEKYICKHLAEGAVLTPPPPTLFPPECASGWTRLGFSNRCFKLFDRYSIQKKTWFEAKDYCRAIGGDLLSIHSSVELQSVPRLQAAWIGLSAPDPDTGYVWSDGTPLNFQQWKIGEPNNKNNVESCVEMKPERTFRRQSWSDIHCEKYSEWLCQIRAGMTPNPPPDPVTPSYNKTSDGWFEWNRNQYYINRNQMGMEDARRYCQQRHSDLVTISSEAERVFLWKLIQDTGHHPYWIGLIVDLDGTFAWMDDSPVVFQAWSENQPNFQNNDENCVAITPSRGFWHDYNCGFQLSFICKRNSSMPEHISVVPTVLPKGGCPQDWKKFNSKCYSIISRELETWEGARTQCKNKGGNLASILSKHVQVFLTSKMLDAPTTDLWIGLHYLLGYSFYWTNGQPVRYTNWRSLQMTGHWMFFTDDEDERDHRGYFSRDAKRGCAVMTTDRTTGIGKWDQRSCSDKNGYICLRNLDPSLPDSPEPTANNGYVKILNDSIKVVTQKMNWDSAKKYCELDGANLASLRNEWSQVYVELMALEMEGPLWIGLNKKQTGYFRPIDGWEMTFSNWDRFEPEMQQSCVYVNNENGKWKTADCAHNMASVCMKSTDVPPTESTESVSFPGNCPEDPASRTGYTWIPFKGYCYLFVKGSFDWGDASALCIRYGGTLTSIENPAEQRFIFNNVLVFKDSQPLFWIGMYQTHKVLQAPTTIASSSIEDPKANGHMVLEVLLGITVTAIGIVIIIFLLKKSGICQSISENLTTFDNPMFFNNEQVQAGVVGEN, encoded by the exons ATGAGGATAACTTGTAAAATCTTTGTGATCCTCATCCAAACATTTTATTGTTTGGCTTCAGATG ACTCACCATTTCAGCTAACTAACAGGGGCACTGGTTTTtgtttgataaaaacaaataaccaCTGCAATGACATTCGCTGGACAACTGGTGATCGACTACTGGTTCTGCAGAGGAACAAGTGCCTGGGTGTCCAGGGAAAAAGTGTGGGCAGTGAAGTAAACCTCTACGATTGCGATGAAGCCAGTGAGCTCCAAAAGTGGGAATGCAAGAACGAAACAGTGCTCGCTCTCAAAGGCCAGGAGCTTTACATTGAGCTCACTGCAGATAACACAGCCATTCTCTCCAGGACAACAGGACCAAATAACCACCTCACAATTTCTGGAACATCCAGTGGTGCCTGCACAAGAACTTATAGAG AGCTTTTTACCATCGGTGGAAATGCAGCGGGAAGGCCGTGTATGTTTCCCTTTCTATACAAAACTCAGTGGTATTCAGACTGTACTAAATTTGACTCCTCGGAAAAGCGTCTTTGGTGTGCAGTTGAAACAAACTATCAAAGCGAACGCTGGGGGTACTGCCCAACCATGT CCAAGGAAGACTGGAATATGCACCCAACAACGGGAGCGTATTACCAGCTTAACATACAGTCAGCTTTGACTTGGCACCAGGCACAAGTCAGCTGCAAACAGCAGGGAGCTTCCCTTCTCAGCATCGATGATCCTCACGAGCAGGCTTATATCACAG CACTGCTATGGAAAGGGGGCAATACACTTTGGATTGGACTCATCCTAGATCCAGAACATGGCTGGAAATGGATAAATGGCAGGCCTTACCGTTACATGAAATGGGACTCAG GACATCCACTTCCTAATCCGGGATACAACTGTGCAGTTGTTGATCCTAGTGTACGGTACCTTTGGCAAAGTTTACCTTGTAGCAATAAACTGGGCTACATCTGCTACAGTAAAGAGGCTGAAGAAGCTCCTACACGAg CTGGGACAGGTTTTTGTTCAAACCCCTGGATACACTACAATGGCCACTGCTTCCACAGGAATCAGGCTCAGAAAACATGGTCTGAGGCTCAGGTAGCTTGCCACCAGGATGGAGGAGACTTAGTGAGCATCCACAGTGTGGAGGACCAAAGCTTCATCATCTCTCAGCTTGGATATA CATCCACTGATCAGCTTTGGATTGGAATGAATGACAGGAAGACAGAGGGGTTATTTGACTGGTCTGACCACTCGACTGTCGCCTTCACCAGCTGGGAGTTTGGGAAACCAGCTGTGTCTTCTGAAATAAAAGACTGTGTTCTCATGCGTGGAGAG AATGGAAACTGGGCAGATCTTGTATGCGAGGAGCAACATGGCTTTATTTGTAAGAAGATGAGTGCCTTAAGACCATCTGGAGAGGAAGTGGAGCAAAACACAGGCTGCAAAAAT GGGTGGAGGAGACACGGCTCATACTGCTACTTTATAGGAATACAGACTAAAACATTTGATGAAGCTAAAGATGACTGTAAAGGTTCCCTTTCTTACTTAGCTGATGTTTCAAATGG GGTGGATAATGCATTTCTTGTAAGCTTGGTGGGGATGCGACCAGAGAAACACTTTTGGCTGGGGCTTTCAAACCAGAAAAATACTGAAGAATTTGTATGGACCAACACAGACTCAGTGAGATTCACACACTGGAATGCTGAAATGCCAG GGAACAGACAGGGTTGTGTTGCGATGAAAACTGGGATTTTTGCTGGCCTCTGGGATGTGGTGCCCTGCACAAATAAGGAGAAATACATCTGTAAGCACCTAGCCGAGGGGGCAGTTTtaacccctccaccacccacTCTTTTCCCTCCTGAGTGTGCATCTGGCTGGACTCGCCTGGGGTTTAGTAACCGGTGTTTTAAG TTGTTTGATAGGTATTCTATACAAAAGAAGACCTGGTTTGAAGCCAAAGATTACTGCAGGGCTATCGGAGGAGACCTGCTCAGCATCCACAGTTCTGTTGAGCTTCAGTCCGTACCTAG ATTACAAGCAGCTTGGATTGGACTTAGTGCCCCAGATCCTGACACAGGTTATGTATGGAGCGACGGAACTCCA CTAAATTTCCAACAATGGAAGATTGGAGagccaaacaataaaaataatgttgagtcttgtgtggaaatgaaaccaGAGCGCACATTCAGAAGACAATCTTGGAGTGACATACACTGTGAGAAATACAGCGAATGGCTGTGCCAGATCCGTGCAG GAATGACCCCAAATCCGCCTCCAGACCCCGTCACTCCAA GCTATAATAAAACATCAGATGGGTGGTTTGAATGGAACAGGAATCAGTATTATATTAACAGAAATCAGATGGGCATGGAAGATGCTCGTCGGTACTGTCAGCAGAGGCATAGTGACTTGGTAACTATCAGCAGTGAAGCTGAAAGGGTCTTTCTATGGAAACTG ATACAAGACACAGGTCATCACCCTTACTGGATTGGCCTCATTGTAGATCTTGATGGAACATTTGC CTGGATGGATGATTCTCCAGTCGTCTTTCAAGCGTGGAGTGAAAATCAACCCAACTTCCAGAACAATGACGAGAACTGTGTGGCTATTACTCCCTCTAGGG GGTTCTGGCACGATTATAACTGTGGATTTCAgctttctttcatttgtaaaCGCAATAGCTCAATGCCCGAGCACATTTCAGTGGTACCAACTGTTCTTCCAAAGGGTGGCTGCCCACAGGACTGGAAAAAATTTAATTCAAAG TGTTACAGCATCATTAGCAGGGAATTAGAGACGTGGGAAGGAGCAAGAACACAATGCAAAAACAAAGGAGGAAATCTGGCCTCTATTCTCTCAAAGCATGTACAAG TGTTTTTGACTTCTAAAATGTTGGACGCGCCTACAACAGACCTCTGGATCGGTTTACATTATTTGCTTGGTTATTCATTTTACTGGACCAATGGACAACCAGTGCGGTACACCAACTGGCGTTCT TTGCAGATGACTGGGCACTGGATGTTTTTTACGGATGATGAGGATGAG AGAGATCATCGTGGTTATTTCTCAAGAGATGCCAAG AGAGGATGTGCTGTGATGACAACTGATCGTACCACTGGTATTGGGAAATGGGACCAAAggtcctgcagtgacaaaaATGGATATATTTGTCTTCGTAATCTTG ATCCATCTCTCCCAGACTCCCCTGAACCAACAGCTAACAATGGCTATGTGAAAATACTTAATGATTCAATCAAAGTTGTTACTCAGAAAATGAACTGGGATTCAGCCAAAAAGTACTGTGAGCTTGATGGCGCTAACCTGGCTAGCTTGCGAAATGAGTGGTCACAGGTCTATGTTGAGCTGATGGCTTTGGAAATGGAAGGTCCTTTGTGGATTGGACTGAACAAAAAGCAG ACTGGATATTTCAGACCTATTGACGGCTGGGAAATGACCTTTTCCAACTGGGATCGATTTGAACCAGAAATGCAACAATCTTGTGTGTATGTGAAtaatgaaaatggaaaatggaAGACTGCTGATTGTGCTCACAACATGGCCAGTGTTTGTATGAAGTCTACAG ATGTTCCACCAACAGAGTCAACAGAATCAGTCAGTTTTCCAGGAAATTGCCCTGAAGACCCAGCATCAAGAACTGGTTATACCTGGATACCCTTCAAGGGTTATTGTTACCTCTTTGTCAAAGGAAGTTTTGACTGGGGAGATGCATCTGCACTATGTATAAGATATG GTGGAACTCTAACCAGCATTGAAAATCCTGCTGAGCAAAGATTCATTTTTAACAACGTGCTAGTCTTTAAAGACAGCCAACCCCTTTTCTGGATTGGCATGTATCAGACTCACAAAG TATTACAAGCACCAACAACAATTG CAAGTTCTTCTATAGAGGATCCTAAAGCCAATGGCCACATGGTTTTGGAGGTTTTGCTTGGCATTACTGTGACTGCCATAGGGATAGTCATCATCATCTTCCTGTTGAAAAAGTCTGGTATCTGCCAGTCCATCTCTGAAAACTTAACTACCTTTGATAACCCGATGTTCTTTAACAATGAACAGGTCCAGGCTGGTGTGGTGGGTGAAAATTAA
- the LOC101481500 gene encoding macrophage mannose receptor 1 isoform X1 — protein MRITCKIFVILIQTFYCLASDDSPFQLTNRGTGFCLIKTNNHCNDIRWTTGDRLLVLQRNKCLGVQGKSVGSEVNLYDCDEASELQKWECKNETVLALKGQELYIELTADNTAILSRTTGPNNHLTISGTSSGACTRTYRELFTIGGNAAGRPCMFPFLYKTQWYSDCTKFDSSEKRLWCAVETNYQSERWGYCPTMSKEDWNMHPTTGAYYQLNIQSALTWHQAQVSCKQQGASLLSIDDPHEQAYITALLWKGGNTLWIGLILDPEHGWKWINGRPYRYMKWDSGHPLPNPGYNCAVVDPSVRYLWQSLPCSNKLGYICYSKEAEEAPTRAGTGFCSNPWIHYNGHCFHRNQAQKTWSEAQVACHQDGGDLVSIHSVEDQSFIISQLGYTSTDQLWIGMNDRKTEGLFDWSDHSTVAFTSWEFGKPAVSSEIKDCVLMRGENGNWADLVCEEQHGFICKKMSALRPSGEEVEQNTGCKNGWRRHGSYCYFIGIQTKTFDEAKDDCKGSLSYLADVSNGVDNAFLVSLVGMRPEKHFWLGLSNQKNTEEFVWTNTDSVRFTHWNAEMPGNRQGCVAMKTGIFAGLWDVVPCTNKEKYICKHLAEGAVLTPPPPTLFPPECASGWTRLGFSNRCFKLFDRYSIQKKTWFEAKDYCRAIGGDLLSIHSSVELQSVPRLQAAWIGLSAPDPDTGYVWSDGTPLNFQQWKIGEPNNKNNVESCVEMKPERTFRRQSWSDIHCEKYSEWLCQIRAGMTPNPPPDPVTPSYNKTSDGWFEWNRNQYYINRNQMGMEDARRYCQQRHSDLVTISSEAERVFLWKLIQDTGHHPYWIGLIVDLDGTFAWMDDSPVVFQAWSENQPNFQNNDENCVAITPSRGFWHDYNCGFQLSFICKRNSSMPEHISVVPTVLPKGGCPQDWKKFNSKCYSIISRELETWEGARTQCKNKGGNLASILSKHVQVFLTSKMLDAPTTDLWIGLHYLLGYSFYWTNGQPVRYTNWRSLQMTGHWMFFTDDEDERDHRGYFSRDAKRGCAVMTTDRTTGIGKWDQRSCSDKNGYICLRNLDPSLPDSPEPTANNGYVKILNDSIKVVTQKMNWDSAKKYCELDGANLASLRNEWSQVYVELMALEMEGPLWIGLNKKQTGYFRPIDGWEMTFSNWDRFEPEMQQSCVYVNNENGKWKTADCAHNMASVCMKSTDVPPTESTESVSFPGNCPEDPASRTGYTWIPFKGYCYLFVKGSFDWGDASALCIRYGGTLTSIENPAEQRFIFNNVLVFKDSQPLFWIGMYQTHKGLWKWLDKTAIDFINWGPNEPGGFGTYGAIASLDGSWTTGRVYSSKGFICKAPKVLQAPTTIASSSIEDPKANGHMVLEVLLGITVTAIGIVIIIFLLKKSGICQSISENLTTFDNPMFFNNEQVQAGVVGEN, from the exons ATGAGGATAACTTGTAAAATCTTTGTGATCCTCATCCAAACATTTTATTGTTTGGCTTCAGATG ACTCACCATTTCAGCTAACTAACAGGGGCACTGGTTTTtgtttgataaaaacaaataaccaCTGCAATGACATTCGCTGGACAACTGGTGATCGACTACTGGTTCTGCAGAGGAACAAGTGCCTGGGTGTCCAGGGAAAAAGTGTGGGCAGTGAAGTAAACCTCTACGATTGCGATGAAGCCAGTGAGCTCCAAAAGTGGGAATGCAAGAACGAAACAGTGCTCGCTCTCAAAGGCCAGGAGCTTTACATTGAGCTCACTGCAGATAACACAGCCATTCTCTCCAGGACAACAGGACCAAATAACCACCTCACAATTTCTGGAACATCCAGTGGTGCCTGCACAAGAACTTATAGAG AGCTTTTTACCATCGGTGGAAATGCAGCGGGAAGGCCGTGTATGTTTCCCTTTCTATACAAAACTCAGTGGTATTCAGACTGTACTAAATTTGACTCCTCGGAAAAGCGTCTTTGGTGTGCAGTTGAAACAAACTATCAAAGCGAACGCTGGGGGTACTGCCCAACCATGT CCAAGGAAGACTGGAATATGCACCCAACAACGGGAGCGTATTACCAGCTTAACATACAGTCAGCTTTGACTTGGCACCAGGCACAAGTCAGCTGCAAACAGCAGGGAGCTTCCCTTCTCAGCATCGATGATCCTCACGAGCAGGCTTATATCACAG CACTGCTATGGAAAGGGGGCAATACACTTTGGATTGGACTCATCCTAGATCCAGAACATGGCTGGAAATGGATAAATGGCAGGCCTTACCGTTACATGAAATGGGACTCAG GACATCCACTTCCTAATCCGGGATACAACTGTGCAGTTGTTGATCCTAGTGTACGGTACCTTTGGCAAAGTTTACCTTGTAGCAATAAACTGGGCTACATCTGCTACAGTAAAGAGGCTGAAGAAGCTCCTACACGAg CTGGGACAGGTTTTTGTTCAAACCCCTGGATACACTACAATGGCCACTGCTTCCACAGGAATCAGGCTCAGAAAACATGGTCTGAGGCTCAGGTAGCTTGCCACCAGGATGGAGGAGACTTAGTGAGCATCCACAGTGTGGAGGACCAAAGCTTCATCATCTCTCAGCTTGGATATA CATCCACTGATCAGCTTTGGATTGGAATGAATGACAGGAAGACAGAGGGGTTATTTGACTGGTCTGACCACTCGACTGTCGCCTTCACCAGCTGGGAGTTTGGGAAACCAGCTGTGTCTTCTGAAATAAAAGACTGTGTTCTCATGCGTGGAGAG AATGGAAACTGGGCAGATCTTGTATGCGAGGAGCAACATGGCTTTATTTGTAAGAAGATGAGTGCCTTAAGACCATCTGGAGAGGAAGTGGAGCAAAACACAGGCTGCAAAAAT GGGTGGAGGAGACACGGCTCATACTGCTACTTTATAGGAATACAGACTAAAACATTTGATGAAGCTAAAGATGACTGTAAAGGTTCCCTTTCTTACTTAGCTGATGTTTCAAATGG GGTGGATAATGCATTTCTTGTAAGCTTGGTGGGGATGCGACCAGAGAAACACTTTTGGCTGGGGCTTTCAAACCAGAAAAATACTGAAGAATTTGTATGGACCAACACAGACTCAGTGAGATTCACACACTGGAATGCTGAAATGCCAG GGAACAGACAGGGTTGTGTTGCGATGAAAACTGGGATTTTTGCTGGCCTCTGGGATGTGGTGCCCTGCACAAATAAGGAGAAATACATCTGTAAGCACCTAGCCGAGGGGGCAGTTTtaacccctccaccacccacTCTTTTCCCTCCTGAGTGTGCATCTGGCTGGACTCGCCTGGGGTTTAGTAACCGGTGTTTTAAG TTGTTTGATAGGTATTCTATACAAAAGAAGACCTGGTTTGAAGCCAAAGATTACTGCAGGGCTATCGGAGGAGACCTGCTCAGCATCCACAGTTCTGTTGAGCTTCAGTCCGTACCTAG ATTACAAGCAGCTTGGATTGGACTTAGTGCCCCAGATCCTGACACAGGTTATGTATGGAGCGACGGAACTCCA CTAAATTTCCAACAATGGAAGATTGGAGagccaaacaataaaaataatgttgagtcttgtgtggaaatgaaaccaGAGCGCACATTCAGAAGACAATCTTGGAGTGACATACACTGTGAGAAATACAGCGAATGGCTGTGCCAGATCCGTGCAG GAATGACCCCAAATCCGCCTCCAGACCCCGTCACTCCAA GCTATAATAAAACATCAGATGGGTGGTTTGAATGGAACAGGAATCAGTATTATATTAACAGAAATCAGATGGGCATGGAAGATGCTCGTCGGTACTGTCAGCAGAGGCATAGTGACTTGGTAACTATCAGCAGTGAAGCTGAAAGGGTCTTTCTATGGAAACTG ATACAAGACACAGGTCATCACCCTTACTGGATTGGCCTCATTGTAGATCTTGATGGAACATTTGC CTGGATGGATGATTCTCCAGTCGTCTTTCAAGCGTGGAGTGAAAATCAACCCAACTTCCAGAACAATGACGAGAACTGTGTGGCTATTACTCCCTCTAGGG GGTTCTGGCACGATTATAACTGTGGATTTCAgctttctttcatttgtaaaCGCAATAGCTCAATGCCCGAGCACATTTCAGTGGTACCAACTGTTCTTCCAAAGGGTGGCTGCCCACAGGACTGGAAAAAATTTAATTCAAAG TGTTACAGCATCATTAGCAGGGAATTAGAGACGTGGGAAGGAGCAAGAACACAATGCAAAAACAAAGGAGGAAATCTGGCCTCTATTCTCTCAAAGCATGTACAAG TGTTTTTGACTTCTAAAATGTTGGACGCGCCTACAACAGACCTCTGGATCGGTTTACATTATTTGCTTGGTTATTCATTTTACTGGACCAATGGACAACCAGTGCGGTACACCAACTGGCGTTCT TTGCAGATGACTGGGCACTGGATGTTTTTTACGGATGATGAGGATGAG AGAGATCATCGTGGTTATTTCTCAAGAGATGCCAAG AGAGGATGTGCTGTGATGACAACTGATCGTACCACTGGTATTGGGAAATGGGACCAAAggtcctgcagtgacaaaaATGGATATATTTGTCTTCGTAATCTTG ATCCATCTCTCCCAGACTCCCCTGAACCAACAGCTAACAATGGCTATGTGAAAATACTTAATGATTCAATCAAAGTTGTTACTCAGAAAATGAACTGGGATTCAGCCAAAAAGTACTGTGAGCTTGATGGCGCTAACCTGGCTAGCTTGCGAAATGAGTGGTCACAGGTCTATGTTGAGCTGATGGCTTTGGAAATGGAAGGTCCTTTGTGGATTGGACTGAACAAAAAGCAG ACTGGATATTTCAGACCTATTGACGGCTGGGAAATGACCTTTTCCAACTGGGATCGATTTGAACCAGAAATGCAACAATCTTGTGTGTATGTGAAtaatgaaaatggaaaatggaAGACTGCTGATTGTGCTCACAACATGGCCAGTGTTTGTATGAAGTCTACAG ATGTTCCACCAACAGAGTCAACAGAATCAGTCAGTTTTCCAGGAAATTGCCCTGAAGACCCAGCATCAAGAACTGGTTATACCTGGATACCCTTCAAGGGTTATTGTTACCTCTTTGTCAAAGGAAGTTTTGACTGGGGAGATGCATCTGCACTATGTATAAGATATG GTGGAACTCTAACCAGCATTGAAAATCCTGCTGAGCAAAGATTCATTTTTAACAACGTGCTAGTCTTTAAAGACAGCCAACCCCTTTTCTGGATTGGCATGTATCAGACTCACAAAG GCTTGTGGAAATGGTTGGATAAAACAGCCATTGACTTCATTAACTGGGGTCCAAATGAGCCTGGCGGTTTTGGAACCTATGGAGCAATTGCATCTCTAGATGGGAGTTGGACAACAGGCAGGGTGTATAGTAGCAAGGGATTTATTTGTAAAGCACCTAAAG TATTACAAGCACCAACAACAATTG CAAGTTCTTCTATAGAGGATCCTAAAGCCAATGGCCACATGGTTTTGGAGGTTTTGCTTGGCATTACTGTGACTGCCATAGGGATAGTCATCATCATCTTCCTGTTGAAAAAGTCTGGTATCTGCCAGTCCATCTCTGAAAACTTAACTACCTTTGATAACCCGATGTTCTTTAACAATGAACAGGTCCAGGCTGGTGTGGTGGGTGAAAATTAA